One Lacunisphaera limnophila DNA window includes the following coding sequences:
- a CDS encoding sodium:solute symporter family transporter — protein MTRFDYAVLVFYFGYMLAISWVFRKFVTNISDYFRGGGKAVWWMVGGSAFMAAFSAWTFTGAASKAYLDGWPVMAIFVANAVGFVLNAVFFAPRFRQTRVITSVEAIRQRFGAVSEQVMMWLQIPLSTLQAAIHLNALGVFFAAIFGLDLTWTLLVTGVVVLVMTLLGGSWAVLAADFIQVLILMPVCAAVTVLALLRLGGWDGFVAGLPVAHLNLGEIFTKEFLGLWCTAMLLKQIISTNNLFEAGRYLSVKDSRHARWAGYLGAGLFVVGIFIWFLPPMAARALQIDLAAIFPTLKSPDEASFIAISQVVMPVGMLGLLVSGIFAATMSGMDSGLNKNAGFFVKNFYQPLFRPQATERQLLRVGRLATFVLGVLVISIAIRMAEIKELGLFLMMQRVSILIGVPVTVPLLLGLVIRHTPPWSAWSTVLVGFFGSMVVGQFFTPEWGAALFNHPLPLDAASREYWIQGFQFFANVILASTWFIGTKLFWSRCAPEHRAQVDAFFTQMTTPVDFDREEGAANANDTQQSSAVGWLSFAYGVFVCLLAFIPNPLVGRLAFLGCGGTVVLIGVLLIRSGRPLKA, from the coding sequence ATGACCCGCTTCGACTACGCCGTGCTCGTTTTCTACTTTGGCTACATGCTGGCGATCAGCTGGGTCTTCCGGAAGTTCGTGACGAACATCAGCGACTACTTCCGGGGCGGCGGCAAGGCGGTGTGGTGGATGGTGGGGGGCTCTGCCTTCATGGCGGCCTTCAGCGCGTGGACTTTCACCGGCGCCGCCAGCAAGGCCTACCTCGATGGCTGGCCGGTCATGGCCATCTTCGTCGCCAACGCCGTGGGCTTCGTGCTCAACGCAGTGTTCTTCGCCCCGCGGTTCCGGCAGACGCGCGTCATCACCTCCGTCGAGGCCATCCGCCAGCGCTTCGGCGCCGTGAGCGAGCAGGTCATGATGTGGCTCCAGATCCCCCTCAGCACCCTGCAGGCGGCCATCCACCTCAACGCCCTCGGCGTCTTCTTCGCCGCCATCTTCGGCCTCGACCTCACCTGGACGCTCCTCGTCACGGGTGTGGTGGTGCTCGTGATGACCCTTCTCGGCGGCAGCTGGGCCGTGCTGGCGGCCGACTTCATCCAGGTGCTGATCCTCATGCCGGTGTGTGCGGCGGTAACCGTCCTCGCCCTGCTGCGGCTCGGCGGCTGGGACGGGTTTGTCGCCGGCCTGCCCGTGGCCCACCTCAACCTCGGCGAGATTTTCACCAAGGAGTTCCTCGGCCTCTGGTGCACCGCGATGCTGCTCAAGCAGATCATCAGCACGAACAACCTCTTCGAGGCCGGCCGCTACCTCAGCGTGAAGGACAGCCGTCACGCCCGCTGGGCCGGCTACCTCGGCGCCGGGCTCTTCGTGGTCGGCATCTTCATCTGGTTTCTCCCGCCCATGGCCGCCCGGGCGCTGCAGATCGACCTCGCCGCTATTTTCCCCACCCTCAAGTCCCCCGACGAGGCCTCGTTCATCGCCATCTCCCAGGTGGTCATGCCGGTCGGCATGCTCGGGCTGCTCGTGAGCGGCATCTTCGCGGCCACCATGTCGGGCATGGACTCGGGCCTGAACAAGAACGCGGGCTTTTTCGTGAAGAACTTCTACCAGCCGCTCTTCCGGCCGCAGGCCACGGAACGGCAGTTGCTCCGGGTCGGCCGCCTCGCCACCTTCGTGCTGGGCGTGCTGGTGATCTCCATCGCCATCCGCATGGCGGAGATCAAGGAACTCGGCCTCTTCCTGATGATGCAGCGCGTGAGCATCCTGATCGGCGTGCCGGTCACCGTGCCGCTGCTGCTCGGCCTCGTGATCCGCCACACCCCGCCGTGGTCAGCGTGGAGCACCGTGCTGGTCGGGTTTTTCGGCTCGATGGTCGTCGGCCAGTTCTTCACGCCGGAGTGGGGTGCGGCCCTGTTCAACCACCCGCTGCCCCTGGACGCCGCCTCCCGCGAATACTGGATCCAGGGCTTCCAGTTCTTCGCCAATGTCATCCTCGCCTCCACCTGGTTCATCGGCACCAAGCTGTTCTGGTCGCGCTGTGCGCCGGAACATCGCGCGCAGGTTGACGCATTCTTCACCCAGATGACCACACCGGTTGATTTTGACCGCGAGGAGGGCGCCGCCAACGCCAATGACACCCAACAGTCCTCCGCGGTGGGCTGGCTCTCCTTCGCGTACGGGGTGTTCGTCTGCCTGCTCGCGTTCATCCCCAACCCGCTGGTCGGTCGCCTTGCCTTCCTCGGTTGCGGTGGCACGGTCGTGCTGATCGGCGTCCTGCTGATCCGCTCCGGCCGCCCCCTCAAAGCATGA